From the genome of Glycine max cultivar Williams 82 chromosome 2, Glycine_max_v4.0, whole genome shotgun sequence, one region includes:
- the LOC100809653 gene encoding tryptophan aminotransferase-related protein 3, with amino-acid sequence MARVHSLKYILSFTCSIALNLFLVSMFIRNRWQQNWTQEAMTEAEAVSSISCSGHGKAFLDGLLLHGKPVCECNMCYGGSDCSQLQPDCMVDADSGDPTFLEPFWVKNAASSAIVIAGWHRMSYEYSDGSLISEELKAHIRNVHASVGNAITDGKYIIFGAGATHLLNAAVHALSSKASSSPTKVVASTPYYPVYKEQTEFFNSEDYKFNGDTSMWNNDTSNSTFIELVTSPNNPDGHMKKAVLQGQFVKTIHDLAYYWPHFTPIVAPADEDLMIFTLSKLTGHAGSRFGWAIINDEAVYKRMLTYMDLSTYGVSRETQLRVMKLLKVVLSGNGREMYEFGHNTMKNRWSKLSKVLSQSKRFSTQKLKPQHCSFSQQIRTPSSAFAWLKCETSILEDRSCYEVLKEVNITGREGSLFGADNRYVRLSLVRSEDDFDLLLRQINKLVSVEINDKHVATTSTILRQSNETTLLLTAGVNVVNRTLDLRMELETLNSNIFPRQNGLYTTIDLSFN; translated from the exons ATGGCTAGGGTTCATAGTCTAAAGTATATTCTATCTTTTACTTGTTCAATTGCACTTAATCTCTTTTTAGTTAGCATGTTCATACGCAACAGATGGCAGCAAAATTGGACGCAAGAAGCTATGACAGAAGCTGAAGCTGTATCGTCGATCTCGTGCTCCGGCCATGGAAAGGCTTTTTTGGATGGTTTACTTCTTCATGGCAAGCCTGTTTgcgaatgcaacatgtgctaTGGAGGAAGTGACTGCTCACAGCTCCAACCCGATTGCATGGTTGATGCAGATAG TGGAGATCCCACTTTTTTGGAGCCCTTTTGGGTGAAGAATGCAGCTAGCAGTGCAATAGTGATTGCAGGGTGGCATCGCATGAGCTATGAATACAGTGATGGCTCTCTCATCTCCGAAGAGTTGAAGGCACACATTCGAAATGTCCATGCTAGTGTTGGAAATGCTATAACAGATGGGAAATACATAATATTTGGAGCAGGTGCCACTCATCTTCTTAATGCTGCAGTGCATGCCCTTTCTTCAAAGGCTTCATCTTCACCCACAAAAGTGGTGGCTTCAACCCCATATTACCCG GTTTATAAAGAGCAAACTGAATTTTTCAATTCTGAGGATTATAAATTCAATGGGGACACGTCAATGTGGAATAATGATACTTCAAACTCGACCTTTATTGAGTTGGTGACTTCTCCAAACAATCCGGACGGGCATATGAAGAAGGCTGTCCTTCAAGGTCAATTTGTGAAGACAATTCATGACCTTGCCTACTACTGGCCACATTTCACACCTATCGTAGCACCTGCAGATGAAGATTTAATGATATTTACACTCTCTAAGCTTACTGGTCATGCTGGAAGTCGATTTGG GTGGGCAATAATAAATGATGAAGCTGTGTACAAAAGAATGCTAACATACATGGACTTGAGTACCTACGGTGTTTCTAGAGAGACTCAACTGAGAGTGATGAAGCTTTTAAAGGTAGTTCTCAGTGGAAATGGCAGGGAAATGTATGAATTCGGACACAACACAATGAAGAACCGATGGAGTAAATTGAGCAAAGTCTTGTCTCAATCAAAAAGATTTTCTACTCAAAAATTGAAACCTCAACATTGTTCATTTTCCCAGCAAATTAGAACACCTTCTTCAG CTTTTGCGTGGTTGAAGTGTGAAACATCAATATTAGAAGATCGTTCTTGTTATGAAGTCCTCAAAGAAGTTAACATTACTGGCCGGGAAGGTAGTTTATTTGGTGCTGATAACCGCTATGTGCGTCTTAGCTTAGTTAGGAGCGAAGATGACTTTGATTTATTGCTAAGGCAGATCAACAAGCTAGTTTCTGTGGAAATTAATGATAAACATGTGGCTACAACTTCAACTATTTTAAGGCAAAGCAATGAGACTACACTGTTGTTAACAGCTGGTGTGAATGTTGTGAACAGAACATTGGATTTGAGAATGGAATTAGAGACTTTGAACTCCAATATATTTCCTAGACAAAATGGATTGTACACAACTATTGATCTttcttttaattag